AAGGAGCCAAAAGCTCCTTCATCCACCCGTTGCCGCAATGCTTTCATCACCGGACGAAAGCGGTTGGGATGAACCACTGCCAACTGAACTCCGTTTCGCTCACACGCTTGCAGGATGGCGTCAGCATCCTTCAGGGTCAACGCCATTGGCTTCTCAACCACCACATGCTTCCCCGCATTCGCCGCTTGAATGGCCAAAGGAGCGTGTAATCCGCTGGGAGTACAAATATTGACGACATCCACCGTCACCGATGTAATCATTCTTTCCATATCCGTAAAAGAATGGATTCCTTTGGCCGCAAAGGGCTCCAACCGCCTCGGATCCCGATCGCAAACCGCGGACAATTTCGCCCCTTCAGCCGCCTCAATCGCCTCCACATGCTTGTTGGCAATGTGACCGCATCCCACGATGGCGTATTGGACCACGAGATGTCCCTCATTTCTATATTCCCGGCAGACTGACAAGTTGGAGCCTGCATTCATCCTATCAGGATGTCGGTTGTTTTATTACAAACAGATTACAAATATCATTTTCAATGTAACACAAATGAAATTTATTTGTGTATCCCGAAACACCATTCTTTACAAAAACTCAGCATTCTATTTACATGCTTTACCTGTCACCTGTTGATACAGATTTAACATCCGTTCCGCGTTTCGTTTCCAAGTGAAGGAGCCTGCCTGTGTATAGGCCCGTTCCCCCATATCCAGATTGAGCCCCTCGTTATCCGTCAGCAAAATTTCGATATGCCGTTGCAGTTCTTCCGGTTGACGTGGCGGAACCAAAAAACCGGTCTTTTGATGCTGCAACACTTCTGAGATTCCGCCTACATTCGTGGCCACCACCGGCTTGCCACATCCCATCGCTTCCAATACGATCGAAGGCAAACCTTCACTCAAACTGGATAACGTAACCATATCACTAGCATTGATCCATAACGGGATTTCATCATACGGTCTGCGCCCCATAAAACGGACTCGATCATGGATCGATTTTTCGCGCGCTCGTTTCTTCAGTTCGGAACGGAGTGGACCGTCACCTACCAGTACCAGCTGTGTATCGGGATAACGGTGGGCCAACCCCGAGAACGCTTCCAATAAGTCGTTCAACCCTTTTACTTTATAGAGATTTCCCACAAATAGAATAATCTTTCCGGTGGGCGGTAAGTCTAAACGCTCCCGCGCAAGGTGCTGTGCCTGAGGGAAAAAACGCTCCGGATCAAAACCGTTATGAATCGTGGTCACATCTACCCCTGTGGCTAATTGTCGGATATCTCGCTTTAGGCGTTCACTCACCGTCACCACATGATCGCTGTCGTTTAACGCATTCTCCGTTCGTCGATACACACCGGCGCTTTTAAAGGGATAAAGGCGGATATCCGATCCGTGGATGGTCGTCACAATCGGTACTTGAAAAGTTTTCTTCAACAAGGTACCGGCATAGCCGTCGGGATAAATGGTGTGGCAATGGATCAGGTCAAATGAGGATGTCCGCCGCCATTCGGACAAAACGCGATAAAGGGAAGAATAGTACAAATATCCGTATACAGAGAAAAAGAGTCCGCCTGGAAACATCCAGGTCGGGACATATCGAATCGGAATATCGGCCATCGTCGCCGTAACGGGAAATTTGCGGTAATCCCGCCATTTTGGATAGAGAGGAAAGCGTGGGATCGGTGAGACCACCTGCATTTGTACTCCCTCTTTGGCCAAGGCTTTTACTTGGTTATGAACAAATATGCCAGACATCGGATTGGCGGGGTTGGGATACATATGGGAAATGACCAACACATTCAAGCTCATAGGCGCATTTATTCTCCCTTTCTATCAGCGGTTGGAATTGTGAAGAGGTCAGATTTGCTGGGTCAATGTCTCGATAATTCGTTTTGATGCCCGCCCATCGCCAAACACGGGCTGAACACGATTAAAATCGACGTTTATTTCTTCCACCGCTTGTAGAATGGCCTGACTGTCTGCACCGACCAATCGGTTTGCTCCTTGCTCTACCGTCTCTGTCCATTCGGTTTCATCCCGCATGGTGACACAAGGCACTTGCAACAGAAACGCTTCTTTTTGTACGCCTCCTGAATCGGTCAAGATCAGGGATGCGTTTGCTTCCAATTGCAACATGTCTAGATAACCGACGGGAGTGAGCAGGTGCAGTTGGGGATTATCCAATTTTAAGCTCGCCTGCTCCAAGCGCTGCCGGGTGCGCGGGTGAAGAGGAAGGACGGTTGGTTGCTGCAAGGCGTTGAGCGCTGCGGCGATTGAAGCCAAACGAGCAGGATCATCGGTATTTTCCGCTCGGTGCCAAGTAGCGAGTATGTATCCCTTCGGAACGAGATTGAATTGATCCAATACGCGGGAAGACTGTTGCGCCAATTGCCGATTGTGCAAAAGAGCGTCCACCATCACATCACCCACCTGATAAACCCCCGCGGTGATACCCTCTCGTTGCAGATGTGATACGGCGGTGTCTGTCGGGCAAAACAACAACCGCGAAACATGGTCCGTCAACACGCGATTGATCTCTTCCGGCATTTTCCGGTTAAAGCTGCGCAATCCCGCTTCCACATGAGCGACAGGGATATCCAGTTTGGCCGCAGCCAACGCTCCCGCCAATGTCGTGTTGGTATCCCCATACACCATCACCCAATCCGGTTTTTCCTCTATCAACACCCTTTCCACTCTTGCCAGCATTTCTCCTGTTTGTTCGCCGTGGGATTTGGATCCGATCCCCAAATGATAATCGGGTCGTGGAATTTCCAATTCCTCAAAAAACACATCCGACATCGCGGCATCATAATGTTGACCGGAATGAACCAATACTTCGTGAGCGTGACGACGCAATTCACGGGAAACCGGTGCTGCCTTGATAAATTGGGGCCTTGCGCCTATGATGGTAAGTACTTTCATGCGGTTCCCTCCTGCTGATTAATTATTAATTTATTGTTAAAAATACAAAGATACATCCTAAAACGAAGGTACTGCGCACTATTGTACGAAGTACCTTTTTCACTTAAACCCAGCTTTAATAATAAACGGGTAAAACTCGTATTTTGTTTTAAAAATATGATACGTTTTCATTTCTCTTTAATCATTTGGCGTCATGAATGGCAAACATCAACTCTCCTTCAGCCACCACTTGATCCCCTACACGAGCCACACCTTTTCCTTTTCCCATCGAGGCGCGCACACGGAGCATTTCCACCTCCAGGTGAAGGGTATCCCCCGGTTTAACCTGACCGCGGAAGCGAAAGCGATCGATGCCGGCAAAAAAGCCAATTTTACCCCGATTCTCTTCCAGCCCCAGCACTGCATAGGATCCAACCTGAGCCAATGCTTCCACGATGAGAACACCCGGCATCACCGGATATCCGGGAAAATGCCCTTGAAAAAACGGCTCGTTAACAGTCACATTTTTGACGCCGACCGCTCTTTTTCCTTCTTCACATTCCAAAATACGGTCTACCAGCAAAAAAGGGTAACGATGGGGAATCACTTCCTGAATCTTGGTAACGTCGATCTCCAATGTGCTGACCTCTCCTTCCGAACTATAAAACAGTGATATCCAAACTTGTTGATTCCGCGTTTAGGATGTTAGGCGTTTTATGTATCATCAACAAGTCTGAGTGTTTTCGTTTATGATTGTACCACACTCCCAAAAAAACCGGCGAAAACCCGGTCACAAGTCCCTGTGGAGGCGAATTTTTAAGTCTGTGTGCTCTTGCTGTTTAAAAAGAAGAAGACAACTGTCCGCTTCAGCCACCGACTGAAAAGGCCTAATGCGGGGGTACTCCCCTCGTATGGCTGCGGCTATGTCACTCTTAATGTATAATATTGGTACACTTCCTCTCTTTTCATGTATGAAGGGGGTTAGGAGTGCCGACAATAACCATGTCCCTCGCTTACTAGTGGCGAAGGGTTCAAATAAAAGGCACCAGAGGATTTCCTCTGGTGCCCTTTATTTACGAGAAGAGATTTTTGAATCTGCGTGCTCTTGCTGTTTGCAATAAAGTTAGAACTGTCCGCTTCAGCCCCCGAGGGTGGGAGCGGGCAAAACTCGTTATCGCTCAAACACATAGCCCGCTTTTTCCCACTCTCGGCGGCTTACGCTAAGTGGCACAGCAAAGGCACTTCGCTTTCAAAAACCCCTTCAATTTATCCTTTTCGAGCGACTGTTTCCACTGCCTCGGCCACTTCCTGGTGTACTTGTGGGTCGAGGGGATGGGGAACCAACTCCCCTTTTTTCGTACAGGAGGCGATGGCCTCCGCTGCTGCCACCAACATCGGATGGGTGATTTCCGGTGCACGGGCATTGAGAACACCACGGAAGATTCCCGGAAAGCCCAATACATTGTTGACCGAGCGCCCGTCAGCAGCAAAAGCCGCTCCTGCTTCCAACGCCGTCTCCGGTTCAATTTCCGGTTTGGGGTTGGACAAAGCCAGGATCACTTGACCCGGGCGGACCCATTCCGGCTTAATCAACCCAGGAACACCGGTCGTTGCCACAATAATATCCGCACGCTCCATCATTTCTTCTAAATCAGCCACGGCTTCTCCACCGATCTCCTGTAACCGTTCCTTCGCTTTATCGGATTTATCCGCTCCATACAGCTTCTCAATCCCATATGCCTGAAACATGCGTACAATCGCTAAACCAGCGGCACCCAATCCGATTTGTCCCACGGCAGCGTTTTTCAATTCGACGCCTGCGCTTTTACAGGCAGAGATGACAGCTGCCAGGGTAACCACCGCTGTCCCATGCTGGTCATCGTGCATAACTGGGATCGGTAACTCTTTTTTCAGACGCTCTTCCACTTCAAAACAATGGGGGGAGCCGATGTCTTCCAACAAAATGCCACCAAAGGTGGGGGAGATCCGCTTCACCGTCTCTACAATCTCATCGGGATCTTTTGTATTCAGCAAAATGGGAACCCCGCTGATCCCGGCAAAACGATCAAATAGAACCGCCTTTCCTTCCATCACCGGCATACCCGCCAACGGCCCAATGTCACCCAATCCCAGAATGGCCGTACCATCGGTTACAATCGCCACCGAGTTGCCGATGCTCGTATAGATCCAGGCTTTTTCCGGTTCTTGTTCAATCGTACGACAAACATTGGCCACCCCCGGCGTATATACACGCCGCAAATCAGCCAAAGAACGCACATCGAGGCGACTCTTAACTTGAATCTTTCCACCTTCATGGGCTCTAAGCACATCATCGGATACCGTATGAAGAATAATGCCATCTTCTAGCTTCTTGATAGCTGTCAGCACCTGCTCCAGATGTTCGTCGTCATCACAATGAACAGTAATATTGCGCATCGTGGAAGTGGGGCCCACTTGGACAGTTTCCACCTCTCCGATATCTCCTCCAGCCATCCCGATCGCTGTTGCCACTTTCCCCAGATTTCCGGGAATCGATGGCGTTTCCACAAAAAGAGAGCGTATAATATTTCTTTCCGGCAATGAAGACACCTCCGTCATGAGTACAAGGCGTCAAGGCTCGTCTGATCAACGACTCCCTGACGATTTTACATCCATTTCTGATTCAGCAACTTAAATTGAAAGAGATAGACAAAAGAGGTGAGAAATGAGAAAACAATCACACCCCACAAAAACATCTCAGCACCGGGTTGATCAAATATTAGCAGAAAAAGTGCAATATAGTACAATACCGTTGTCATTTTCCCCATCAGATTAGCGGATATCGTCGCTTTCCTTTGGAAATGAAAAAAAGCGGTAGTCACAATCATTCCGAGGTCACGTATAAAAACGGCTGCTGTCGCAACAAAGCCGACACGCTGCGTCAGAAGGAGGGAGAGAAAAACAGCTAACACCATCAATTTGTCAACCAGGGGATCCAGCATACTCCCCAGCTGGGTCACTTGTCGGCTGCGGCGAGCCAGATAACCATCAACCACATCGGTCAAGCCCGCCAACAACAGCACTCCAAATGACCAATACATCCGGTTTGGAATATCGGAAAAAAATAAGAGCAAATACAATGGAATCAAAATAAACCGGCACAAAGTGATCATGTTAGGTACATTCATTCCGGGTCCCTCCTCCCAAGCCTCCGCTTGGTATTATACCCGGTATCCCCTAACTTACGCTTTTTCACGTGAAAAGACCCCGTCTCACCTGCTGTTCGGTGAGGACGGGTTCTTCTCTACCCGTAGATGAGATCATATAGATGTTGCCAGAGATCCCGCGAAAAGATTTCTCCAGCGGAATCTTCCCCAACAACACTATAACCGATTAACAATCCTCCAATCAATGCAACAGCTGCCAATACCGGAAGTCCAAGAAATAGATAGAGCAGTACTTTCCAACCTGTGCGAATGCCTCGCTTTCTTTCAGGTTCTTCATCGATTTCGGATTTAGGCGCGATTTCCTGCGATAAGGCTGGCGCAACTTGGAAAGTATTAACTTCTTCTGAGGTCTCAGCCGCTTGCTCTTGTTGCAGTTGCCCTGAACCGGCAGGAATGGTCCCCTCGCCGGCGCTTGCTCCTTCCCCTTTTTTCCAAATCAATCGGCCCGCGGGCTCCTGTTTATCTTCGATAATCGGAGCACATTGATCTGATTCCGGTTCGCCTTTGTCTGTCTCCGCTCGTTGGTCTTCTTCCGTTGACGGGAACTCTGCTCGGTCGGAAGTGGGCAATATAGTCTCCCACTGGTCGAGGATGGCTTGTTCCTGTTGCTGTTGTTCTCGTTCCGACACAGTGTCCTCATCATCGGAGGACTCTTCCGATTTCATTCGCGTGATCGACGCACGGTCCATCTCTTCCCGCTCAACCTCCACCCCATCCCGTTCCAGCTCCGTATCCAGCTCTGAACCCGCTGCAATCGCAGGCTCATGTTGTTGTGGCGGACGGCTGATTTTATCTTCCAAACGGTTTTTGTTTTGGTCAGCTTCCCTTTCATGGGGCTGTTTTTGCTCTTTCCCCTGCATGTTGGTTATCCTTTCCGAGCAACTTATTTTTCTCTCGTGACTTTACTGGAAGCTCGTCCATCACACCACCACGTCCATCTATGTACAATCTTCTTTTATCTCTCACCAACTGCTGTCACTCTATAGATAGAATATATCGTAACTGCTTTTTGAAGTCCACTCCATCACAGCGGTTGATAGCGGTAAGTTCAATTTTCGGTCAAATGAACGAAAAAGAAACCAGGTGGAATGTATGACGATTTCCACCCTTAGCCTAATCCATATATCGATGGTAAAATTCAAAAGACCATTTGGCTTATATCACTGTGGAGTATGCGGGCGGGGTGTGCCTCTCTTTTTAACCTAGACCTGGGCGGTGGTTTCTAAATCTTTCTTCTCTGACTTCGATCGGGTGCGTGTATATTTAATTTTTGTTGCTTCTCCACCGCGAAGATGACGAATGGATTTGTGATATTCCAGAATCTCCTTTACTTGGTTGGCCAGATCGGAGTTGATTTCGGGCAGTCTTTCCGTCAAGTCTTTATGCACCGTACTTTTGGAAACCCCAAACTCTTTCGCGATTGTGCGGACGGTGTTTCGGGTTTCCACGAAATAACGCCCTATTTTGATCGTCCGCTCTTTGATGTAGTCGTGCACTCCCCTCGCCTCCCTCTCCTCAATGTCTGGTACATTATATGAGGCCATTTCGCGGTTATTCTCATCTAACAAGCCATGACAAGCTCATTTACTCGTTTTTACACAATAAAAAACCCACCTTAGGAAAAGGTGGGTTACTGTTCATTTCAGATAGGAAGCCGGGTTGACGGATTCGCCGTCCTTCCGCACTTCATAGTGCAAATGGATGCCAGCTTCTTTTTCAAACTTATTGCGGCCTGCTTTGCCGATGATATCACCTTGGGAAAGCGATTGTCCTTTTTTCACCTGGATTTGATCCAAACTTTGATAGACGGTTACCAGACCATCGCTGTGTTCCACTTCCACTTGCTGACCATTGAGGGGATGCTCTTCTACCCGAGTCACCTTTCCGTCCAGTGTTGCCAGGACATCAAAGGTTTTTCCATCTTTGCGGGCATAATTGATCCCGGAGTGAGGCCAGTATGTGTTGGCGTATTGAACCAATGCAGCCTCTTTTGTTTTTTCAGAACCGGCTTCATCGTAATAGCCCATCGTTTCAACCGCTTCTGAATCTTCTTGGAAGGGGTGTATCATATTTTGCGCTTGTTTGCTGGCTGGGACCGTCTCTTGGCCCAGTTCTTGTTCCAAGCCCGTGTTGGGATTGGTGACATCGCGATCTTGGGCGCCCTGATACCACCACACCAGGCTGAGAATAAGTGCTGCAGATGCCAAGTAGACGGCGGGGAAGAACCACTTTTTTGAAAATAAACGCTTCCATTTGAGACTAGAAATTTTTTCAACCGTTTTGTTCGGTTTATTGTCTTCAGGTTTCATTTGGTTATCACCTCAGGATCCATTGTGGACAGGACCCTGGGGTTTTATACCTTTTAAGCAGCATTTTTCTAGGGTTGATAGGGGTAGAACCCCTTACCGTTCTTTGAGTTTCCTCTGAACACCATATCAATCTAGTGTCTAATTAGGGAAGGATTTTTGAGTCTGCGTGCTTACAAAATCGAACGAATCATCTATTCCTCATCTTGTTCCACTGCAGTGATATCCACTCCGCGATAATAGTGGGCGATGATCTCTTCCGCCGTTTTCTCTTGCTGTGCCATCAGGTTGGCGCCCCATTGACTCATGCCGACACCGTGGCCATACCCCTTAGTACGAAAGGTGATCTCGTTTTCATCTATGGACCATTCAAAGTCCGAAGAGGCCAAGTCCAGCGCCTCACGCACTTGCCTGCCGGTAAAATCTTGGTCCCCAACCCGAACCGTTGCCACCCGTTCGCCTTCGGTCCGCTTCTTCACTTCCATCCACCCGCTTCCACTTGCGGCGGAGACCGCTACTTTCTTCCCTGTCTTCTCCTGCAACTTCTGCAACAAATCCGACACAGAAACTTTCTTTTCATCCAAGTACTTCGGTGATTCTTCATCCCAAGAGGAATCGACACTTCTCAGATAGGGATAGCTCTCTTCAAAATAATCCTCAGCATTCTCGGTTAAGCCGTTGCTGGTAGAAAAAAAAGCGGCATAAATCGGTTTCCCATCATACATGATCACTTTACCCTGAGTCGCCTGTACGGCTTCGTTCACTTTTTGGGAATACTGCTGATACTGGTTTTTCCACTTTTCCCGCAACTGTTCATCCGGCAGATAAGCTTGATGTTGTACGGTATCAGACACTTGGGCGGCTGCCGCTTCTTCCCCCATCGCTTCCATATCGGAAAAGTTTCCGCGCTGCATGCGATCCACAATATAGGTCCGTGCCGCCAACGCTTGTGCTTTTAGTGCTTCCGTATGAAATTCAGCAGGCATTTCCGCCGCTACGACGCCGCGGATATACGCTTCCAAGGGAACATCCACCACTTTTTTCTCCTCTGTCAGATATACTTTGACATCGGGTCCCTCCGACAATAACGGCTTCTCCCGCTCCTGTGCATCCCTTCCCCCGTCGGTCTGGATGGAAACTAACGATGCGGGCAGGACAATCATCAACCCGATCAACACCGCAACAAATAGCAGAATGCCTTTGTGCATGATCCCGTCCCCGCCCTCCTGTCTGGTGCTAGGACAACCATCCCTATCACTGTATGCGCAGGGACAAATGGGTAGAACTTCGATCGATCAGACGAGCAACCGAAAAGGCGAGTCTCGCGTTATATCGCCTCCGTCACCCCGTCTCCAGATCTCGCTACACACTCCAAAGCACTCGTCTCGCCTTGGTCTATTCGGTCTCAGGTCTAGCTTCGCAATCAACGAGATTTGATGTTGTGCTATATAAAAAAGAGACAACCGTCGGTCACGGTTGTCCCTGTTTGAGTTTCATCCGAAAAATTAAGCGTAAGAGTGCTGTTGAAGTCGTTGCTGTTCTTCTTCATCTTCGTTGACACGCACAATATCGGCACCCAGAGCGGACAATTTTTCAACCAGGCCGACATAACCCCGGTCAATGTGGTGAAGGTCCGTCACTTCCGTTGCTCCCTCGGCCACCAACCCGACCAATACAAGCGCAGCACCGGCACGCAGATCCGTCGCTTTCACCTGTGCACCAGAGAGGGGATGTCCGCCTTCGATCAAGACGGAACGGCCGTCGATTTTCATTTTGGCGCCCATGCGTTTCATCTCTTCCACATGCATAAAGCGATTTTCAAAAACCGTCTCCGTCAACATGCCGTTACCCTCCGCCGTCAGCAGCAGCGCCATAATCTGCGACTGCATATCGGTGGGAAAACCAGGATAGGGTAAGGTTTTTACATCCACCGGTTTTAGAGGCGACTCGGCCCGGACGTGAATCCCGTTTTCCCCTTCCAACACTTCCACGCCCATCTCTCGCATCTTAGCGATCAAGGGGTTGAGGTGATCGGAAATCGCCCCTTCCACAAACACTTCCCCACGAGTGATGGCGCCTGCCACCATATAGGTACCCGCTTCAATTCGATCGGGAATAACCGCATACTCGGTCCCATGCAGAAAATCGACGCCGTCGATGCGAATGGTATCCGTACCCGCTCCGCGCACACGCCCACCCATGGCATTGATAAAGTTGGCCAAGTCGACGATCTCCGGTTCACAGGCGGCATTTTCGATAATGGTCCGCCCTTCCGCCAGTGCAGCGGCCATCATAATATTTTCCGTGGCTCCTACGCTGGCTACATCCAAGTAAATACGAGCACCCCGCAGCCGATCCGGCACATGTCCATAAATCGCACCCTGGTCAATCTCAAATTGGGCCCCCATCGCTTCCAGGCCTTTCAGGTGTTGATCGATTGGACGGCTGCCGATGGCACACCCTCCCGGCAACGGAATGCGACCGTGTTTTTTACGCGCCAAAAGCGGCCCCATCACAAGAAATGAGGCTCTCATCTTTCTCACCAATTCATAGGGGGCTTCTGTTACATTCAATTTTTCTGCGTTGACGGTGATGGTTTCATCCTTCAATTCTGCGGCAATACCCAAGCTTTGCAACAATTCCGTAATCGTCTTCACATCTTCCAACATCGGGACATCCTGAATAACGTTGGTGCCTCGCGCCGACAAAATCGACGCAGCGATAATCGGTAAGACAGCGTTTTTTGCTCCGTGAACTTTGACACGACCTTTTAGCCGGTTGCCGCCCCGGACGATGATTTTTTCCAAATCTCTTCCCTCCGCGCAGAACTAATATTCGATCGTGATAATTGGGGTGCCCACAGTAAGGATAATCCCGTCGTCATTGTGGTCGTATTTTGCTGCCACTTGAACGTTCATTCTCCCGCCACTCGTGGTCAATCCCCTGGAAAAAAGAGGGGTATACGCAGACACACTGGTTGTACGTTCGGTATGCATCGATTCTACTTCATTTGCTCCTAGATGTTGAAGCACGGAACCGATCACCCGGTCTCGATCCGATTGATCCATCGAGGTGGATGCGGACGATAGACGCCCCTGTAACGAAAAATGAATGCGAGGTTGAATCTGATTTTGTTGAAGTGTTTGGATGATACGGTTTCGGGCATCGGACAACTGGTGCGAATCCGGGTGTCCGCGACCCGTCACTTGAATGGAGATATATGGTTGCACAAATGATTGGTGTGGCTTATCGTTGATAACGATACATTGGACACGGATGTTTCGTCCCCAATTCCCTTCGGCGGTCCAACGGGTTCCATCGGCAAATACCG
This sequence is a window from Desmospora activa DSM 45169. Protein-coding genes within it:
- a CDS encoding YwmB family TATA-box binding protein, with protein sequence MKKGIVLVVVVWIAGLLVASVPQPDPEATLLETWQKTGTETERYNIHHGGRSRQIPQEEVQHLAERLAQAWNLELADPTVFADGTRWTAEGNWGRNIRVQCIVINDKPHQSFVQPYISIQVTGRGHPDSHQLSDARNRIIQTLQQNQIQPRIHFSLQGRLSSASTSMDQSDRDRVIGSVLQHLGANEVESMHTERTTSVSAYTPLFSRGLTTSGGRMNVQVAAKYDHNDDGIILTVGTPIITIEY
- the spoIIID gene encoding sporulation transcriptional regulator SpoIIID; its protein translation is MHDYIKERTIKIGRYFVETRNTVRTIAKEFGVSKSTVHKDLTERLPEINSDLANQVKEILEYHKSIRHLRGGEATKIKYTRTRSKSEKKDLETTAQV
- a CDS encoding glycosyltransferase family 4 protein, which gives rise to MSLNVLVISHMYPNPANPMSGIFVHNQVKALAKEGVQMQVVSPIPRFPLYPKWRDYRKFPVTATMADIPIRYVPTWMFPGGLFFSVYGYLYYSSLYRVLSEWRRTSSFDLIHCHTIYPDGYAGTLLKKTFQVPIVTTIHGSDIRLYPFKSAGVYRRTENALNDSDHVVTVSERLKRDIRQLATGVDVTTIHNGFDPERFFPQAQHLARERLDLPPTGKIILFVGNLYKVKGLNDLLEAFSGLAHRYPDTQLVLVGDGPLRSELKKRAREKSIHDRVRFMGRRPYDEIPLWINASDMVTLSSLSEGLPSIVLEAMGCGKPVVATNVGGISEVLQHQKTGFLVPPRQPEELQRHIEILLTDNEGLNLDMGERAYTQAGSFTWKRNAERMLNLYQQVTGKACK
- a CDS encoding NAD-dependent malic enzyme, which encodes MPERNIIRSLFVETPSIPGNLGKVATAIGMAGGDIGEVETVQVGPTSTMRNITVHCDDDEHLEQVLTAIKKLEDGIILHTVSDDVLRAHEGGKIQVKSRLDVRSLADLRRVYTPGVANVCRTIEQEPEKAWIYTSIGNSVAIVTDGTAILGLGDIGPLAGMPVMEGKAVLFDRFAGISGVPILLNTKDPDEIVETVKRISPTFGGILLEDIGSPHCFEVEERLKKELPIPVMHDDQHGTAVVTLAAVISACKSAGVELKNAAVGQIGLGAAGLAIVRMFQAYGIEKLYGADKSDKAKERLQEIGGEAVADLEEMMERADIIVATTGVPGLIKPEWVRPGQVILALSNPKPEIEPETALEAGAAFAADGRSVNNVLGFPGIFRGVLNARAPEITHPMLVAAAEAIASCTKKGELVPHPLDPQVHQEVAEAVETVARKG
- a CDS encoding M23 family metallopeptidase, with product MKPEDNKPNKTVEKISSLKWKRLFSKKWFFPAVYLASAALILSLVWWYQGAQDRDVTNPNTGLEQELGQETVPASKQAQNMIHPFQEDSEAVETMGYYDEAGSEKTKEAALVQYANTYWPHSGINYARKDGKTFDVLATLDGKVTRVEEHPLNGQQVEVEHSDGLVTVYQSLDQIQVKKGQSLSQGDIIGKAGRNKFEKEAGIHLHYEVRKDGESVNPASYLK
- a CDS encoding DNA-directed RNA polymerase subunit beta, giving the protein MQGKEQKQPHEREADQNKNRLEDKISRPPQQHEPAIAAGSELDTELERDGVEVEREEMDRASITRMKSEESSDDEDTVSEREQQQQEQAILDQWETILPTSDRAEFPSTEEDQRAETDKGEPESDQCAPIIEDKQEPAGRLIWKKGEGASAGEGTIPAGSGQLQQEQAAETSEEVNTFQVAPALSQEIAPKSEIDEEPERKRGIRTGWKVLLYLFLGLPVLAAVALIGGLLIGYSVVGEDSAGEIFSRDLWQHLYDLIYG
- the spoIID gene encoding stage II sporulation protein D, with the translated sequence MHKGILLFVAVLIGLMIVLPASLVSIQTDGGRDAQEREKPLLSEGPDVKVYLTEEKKVVDVPLEAYIRGVVAAEMPAEFHTEALKAQALAARTYIVDRMQRGNFSDMEAMGEEAAAAQVSDTVQHQAYLPDEQLREKWKNQYQQYSQKVNEAVQATQGKVIMYDGKPIYAAFFSTSNGLTENAEDYFEESYPYLRSVDSSWDEESPKYLDEKKVSVSDLLQKLQEKTGKKVAVSAASGSGWMEVKKRTEGERVATVRVGDQDFTGRQVREALDLASSDFEWSIDENEITFRTKGYGHGVGMSQWGANLMAQQEKTAEEIIAHYYRGVDITAVEQDEE
- a CDS encoding CDP-alcohol phosphatidyltransferase family protein; protein product: MNVPNMITLCRFILIPLYLLLFFSDIPNRMYWSFGVLLLAGLTDVVDGYLARRSRQVTQLGSMLDPLVDKLMVLAVFLSLLLTQRVGFVATAAVFIRDLGMIVTTAFFHFQRKATISANLMGKMTTVLYYIALFLLIFDQPGAEMFLWGVIVFSFLTSFVYLFQFKLLNQKWM
- the wecB gene encoding non-hydrolyzing UDP-N-acetylglucosamine 2-epimerase encodes the protein MKVLTIIGARPQFIKAAPVSRELRRHAHEVLVHSGQHYDAAMSDVFFEELEIPRPDYHLGIGSKSHGEQTGEMLARVERVLIEEKPDWVMVYGDTNTTLAGALAAAKLDIPVAHVEAGLRSFNRKMPEEINRVLTDHVSRLLFCPTDTAVSHLQREGITAGVYQVGDVMVDALLHNRQLAQQSSRVLDQFNLVPKGYILATWHRAENTDDPARLASIAAALNALQQPTVLPLHPRTRQRLEQASLKLDNPQLHLLTPVGYLDMLQLEANASLILTDSGGVQKEAFLLQVPCVTMRDETEWTETVEQGANRLVGADSQAILQAVEEINVDFNRVQPVFGDGRASKRIIETLTQQI
- the fabZ gene encoding 3-hydroxyacyl-ACP dehydratase FabZ, which codes for MEIDVTKIQEVIPHRYPFLLVDRILECEEGKRAVGVKNVTVNEPFFQGHFPGYPVMPGVLIVEALAQVGSYAVLGLEENRGKIGFFAGIDRFRFRGQVKPGDTLHLEVEMLRVRASMGKGKGVARVGDQVVAEGELMFAIHDAK
- the murA gene encoding UDP-N-acetylglucosamine 1-carboxyvinyltransferase — its product is MEKIIVRGGNRLKGRVKVHGAKNAVLPIIAASILSARGTNVIQDVPMLEDVKTITELLQSLGIAAELKDETITVNAEKLNVTEAPYELVRKMRASFLVMGPLLARKKHGRIPLPGGCAIGSRPIDQHLKGLEAMGAQFEIDQGAIYGHVPDRLRGARIYLDVASVGATENIMMAAALAEGRTIIENAACEPEIVDLANFINAMGGRVRGAGTDTIRIDGVDFLHGTEYAVIPDRIEAGTYMVAGAITRGEVFVEGAISDHLNPLIAKMREMGVEVLEGENGIHVRAESPLKPVDVKTLPYPGFPTDMQSQIMALLLTAEGNGMLTETVFENRFMHVEEMKRMGAKMKIDGRSVLIEGGHPLSGAQVKATDLRAGAALVLVGLVAEGATEVTDLHHIDRGYVGLVEKLSALGADIVRVNEDEEEQQRLQQHSYA